In Accipiter gentilis unplaced genomic scaffold, bAccGen1.1, whole genome shotgun sequence, the following proteins share a genomic window:
- the LOC126036697 gene encoding uncharacterized protein LOC126036697 — translation MGILAFLLLLLLLLRRQCLRPREKLGLELGQGSRLMAPRLQFHLPPRLGLAALPAGNCWALGRTGRHWTKTGRHWAASSRLSGPALRGEAARERQRAAGNGGGSRTRTGTRTRTQTGTLDPDPHPDPHPGPAPTPGPAPQTHNPDPDLQPGPTTRTSDPDPDRDPAPRPAPQTRTLDPHPHPDRHPGPTPAPCTSYLDPHPDQHPRPSPWTHTCTQTSTPDPHPGPTPAPRPAPQTRTPHPGPAPPTRTRNLHPDRQPRPTLRTSDLHLHPHPTPAPQTQPCTPDPHPDPHPKPSPAPHTRTQTHTPDPHPKPSPAPQPRTQPRTPNPALHPRPAPRPAPKPSPAPHTRTQPRTQTCTPNPALPIFGLSLNGLRTPGRMAREGAERDQKHPSEPPTPQLSYQF, via the exons ATGGGCATCttggccttcctcctcctcctcctcctcctcctccgccggcaGTGTCTGCGACCACGTGAAAAGCTCGGG CTGGAGTTGGGCCAGGGCAGCAGGTTAATGGCCCCGCGGCTTCAATTCCATCTTCCCCCTCGGCTCGGCCTCGCCGCGCTCCCGGCCGGGAATTGCTG GGCACTGGGccgaactgggaggcactggaccaaaactgggaggcactgggctgccAGCAGCCGGTTGTCCGGGCCGGCTCTGCGGGGAGAAGCCGCtagagagaggcagagagctgcCGGCAACGGCGGCGGCTCCCGGACCCGCACCGGGACCCGCACCCGGACCCAGACCGGCACCCTGGACCCGGACCCGCACCCGGACCCGCACCCTGGACCAGCACCCACACCCGGACCAGCACCCCAGACCCACAACCCGGACCCGGACCTGCAGCCCGGACCCACAACCCGCACCTCCGACCCGGATCCGGATCGGGACCCCGCACCCAGACCGGCACCCCAGACCCGCACCCTGGACCCGCACCCGCACCCAGACCGGCACCCCGGACCCACACCCGCACCCTGCACCTCCTACCTGGACCCGCACCCAGACCAGCACCCCAGACCCTCACCCTGGACCCACACCTGCACCCAGACCAGCACCCCAGACCCTCACCCTGGACCCACACCTGCACCCAGACCAGCACCCCAGACCCGCACCCCACACCCTGGACCCGCACCTCCAACCCGCACCCGCAACCTGCACCCAGACCGGCAGCCCAGACCCACACTCCGCACCTCTGACCTGCACCTGCACCCGCACCCCACACCCgcaccccaaacccagccctgcaccccagacCCGCACCCAGACCCGCACCCCAAACCCAGTCCTGCACCCCATACCCGCACCCAGACCCACACCCCAGACCCgcaccccaaacccagccctgcaccccagccccgcacccagccccgcaccccaaacccagccctgcaccccagacCCGCACCCAGACCCGCACCcaaacccagccctgcaccccataCCCGCACCCAGCCCCGCACCCAGAcctgcaccccaaacccagccct gcCCATCTTCGGCCTCAGCCTCAACGGCCTCCGCACGCCGGGGCGAATGGCCCGGGAAGGGGCAGAGCGGGATCAGAAACACCCCTCGGAGCCGCCAACCCCCCAACTCAGTTATCAGTTTTAG
- the SMUG1 gene encoding single-strand selective monofunctional uracil DNA glycosylase: MEESVAETVETVTEPVTGTVPVAEEEEDDNDDDLAGRFLRLEREQSALLQALPPFGEPVSHVYHPLDYAWEPHCDFVRRYCRTPKRVLFLGMNPGPFGMAQTGVPFGEVWHVREWLRVVGGVKKPPSEHPKRPVLGLTCRRAEVSGARFWGLVRTLCPDPHLFFRHCFVHNHCPLLFLASSGRNLPPTELPPAQRDLLMGLCDRALTRTVGLLGVGLVVGVGRYAERRARRALAAAGLTVRVEGLPHPSPRNPRANRGWEELAKARLGELGVLELLEEKGGTAAGR, encoded by the exons ATGGAGGAGAGCGTGGCTGAGACTGTGGAGACGGTGACAGAGCCGGTGACAGGGACGGTGCCagtggcagaagaggaggaggatgacaaCGACGATGACCTGGCAGGGCGGTTCCTGCGGCTGGAGCGGGAGCAGAGCGCGCTGCTGCAGGCGCTGCCGCCCTTCGGGGAGCCCGTCAGCCACGTCTACCACCCCCTCGACTATGCCTGGGAGCCCCACTGCGACTTCGTGCGCCGCTACTGCCGCACCCCCAAACGCGTCCTCTTCCTTGGCATGAACCCTGGCCCCTTCGGCATGGCCCAGACCGGG GTTCCCTTCGGAGAAGTCTGGCACGTGCGGGAGTGGCTGCGGGTCGTCGGGGGGGTGAAGAAGCCGCCCTCGGAGCACCCCAAGCGCCCGGTGCTGGGCCTGACCTGCCGACGGGCAGAGGTGAGCGGCGCCCGCTTTTGGGGGCTGGTACGGACCCTCTGCCCCGACCCCCACCTCTTCTTCCGTCACTGCTTCGTCCACAACCACtgtcccctcctcttcctcgcctcCAGCGGTCGGAACTTGCCCCCCACCGAGCTGCCCCCCGCCCAACGCGACCTGTTGATGGGGCTTTGCGACCGGGCGCTGACACGAACCGTGGGGCTGCTGGGCGTTGGGCTGGTGGTGGGCGTGGGGCGTTACGCCGAGCGGCGGGCACGGCGCGCTTTGGCAGCTGCCGGCCTGACCGTTCGCGTCGAGGGGTTACCCCATCCCTCACCCCGAAACCCCCGTGCCAACCGGGGGTGGGAGGAGCTGGCCAAGGCGcgactgggagaactgggagtgCTGGAGTTGTTGGAGGAGAAGGGGGGCACGGCGGCGGGGAGGTGA
- the CBX5 gene encoding chromobox protein homolog 5 → MGKRSKRPADSSSSGDEEEYVVEKVLDRRVVKGQAEYLLKWKGFSEEHNTWEPEKNLDCPELISEFMRKYKKMKEGDGNKPREKVESAKRKGGLPTGGEDVKAKKKRESNDIARGFERGLEPEKIIGATDSCGDLMFLMKWKDTDEADLVLAKEANLKCPQIVIAFYEERLTWHAYPEDTDSKERETPRS, encoded by the exons ATGGGCAAGAGGAGCAAGCGGCCAGCCGACAGCTCGTCCTCGGGAGACGAGGAGGAGTATGTGGTGGAAAAGGTGCTGGACCGACGCGTGGTGAAGGGCCAGGCCGAGTACCTGCTCAAGTGGAAAGGCTTCTCCGA GGAACACAATACTTGGGAGCCGGAGAAGAACCTGGATTGCCCGGAGTTGATCTCGGAGTTTATGAGAAAGTATAAGAAGATGAAGGAGGGTGATGGGAACAAACCACGCGAGAAGGTGGAGAGTGCCAAGAGGAAAGGAGGGCTGCCCACCGGCGGGGAGGACGTCAAGGCCAAGAAGAAgagggag AGCAACGACATTGCCCGGGGCTTTGAGCGGGGGCTGGAGCCCGAGAAGATCATCGGTGCCACTGACTCCTGCGGGGACCTCATGTTCCTGATGAAGTG GAAGGACACAGACGAGGCCGACCTGGTGCTGGCGAAAGAGGCGAACCTCAAGTGTCCCCAAATCGTCATCGCCTTCTACGAGGAGCGGCTGACCTGGCACGCCTACCCCGAGGACACGGACAGCAAAGAGCGCGAGACCCCCAGGAGCTAA